TTAAAAAAGAAATATCTAATTCTTCCAATTTTAATATTATTTTTATGAGCCTTCTGGTTGTAACATTAATTTTTACAATCATTTCATTATTTAATCCTGTATTTTTTTCTATCAAAAATTCAATAAATAATATAGAATCAAATATTACATCAAACTATTACAATATTAAGAATGAACTCTCAAAACTAAATAATGTAGCAAATGAAGTTTTTAAGAACACTTCTTCTTTAGTTGAAAGTAGCCAAAAAATGTTAGAAAAAGATAACAGTTCAACCATTAATAATTACTTTGTAGAACTTAAAAATGAAATTGAAAAACTAAAAGCACAAATAAACTATATGTCCAGTAAAATATCGACTAGTTCTCCATTAAAAAATGAATATAGCCAGAACACCTTATTCGAAAAATTTGATCCTAATTCAAATGAAACTTTAAGATTTATGTGGTTAATAGCATATCAATACTATAAACAAAAGAACTACATTATGGCTAAAAACATCTTAGAAACTATCATTGATAAAGCGTTATCAAATAATCTTAATTATCTATATTTTATTGATGATGTTTATTACTATAGAGCTTTAATTTACTATGAAATTGGAGATTTTGAAAATTCCTATCTTTTATTTAATGATTTTATTGAAAGATTCCCAAATAGTACTTACAAAAAACATGCAGAATATTTTATAAAGATCTTAGGAGGGTTGAAATGATTTATCCTGAGTACGAGTTAAAACCTCAATTTCATGAAGAATTTCCATTACAATGGAAAAAAATATTTGATAATAATAACCCACTTCATGTTGAACTTGGATTTGGCAATGGAGAATTTGCAGCATATTATACTCAAAAACATAAAAACATAAATTATATCGGATTTGAACTTTCAATTACTTCAATGGTAAAGGCTCAAAGAAAATTAAAAAGAAACAATGTAACAAATGCAAAATTAATATTATGTGATGCAAGATTTGGATTAAGAGAATTCTTTGATAGCAATTCAATAGAAAAAGTTATTATGAACTTTCCAGTTCCTTGGTATAAAAACTCACAGGCCCACAGACGAATTATAATTCAAGATTTTTTTGAAACTTTAGCAGATGTTCTTATTGAAAATGGAGAATTTGAACTTCTAACTGATCAGGAATGGTATGCAATAGAGGCTTTTGAAAATGCTAAAAATTCAGGATATTTTGAAGTGTTTGACATTGAAAAAAATCCTAGACGTGAATTTTTAACTCGTTATGAAAAAAAATGGATAAAATCCAATAGAGATATATTCAAACTCGTAGTTAAAAAAATAAAAGGCATAAAGGTTAGTAGATTAATCGGAGGTGTTAACAAAATGCCACATGCATCTGGAAAGATAAGTGAAGAAAAAATAAAACTACTTAAAGGTAAAGTATTTAAAGAAAATAATAAAGTTTTTGTGATAAAAAATGTATATAAAGAACTAGATTCTAATTCTCATATATTTAAAGTTATTTCTTCTGACGGTGATTTTTCGCAACATTATTTCTTAGTGCTCTATCAAAAAGACAATGAAAATTGGGTAATAAAACTAGATAGTGAATCAAATCCATATAGAACTCCTGCTGTTAAATGGTCTGTAAAAAAAATTATGGAGGTGCTTCAGTGAAATTCGGAATACTTGGTGCAGGAAGCTGGGGCTGTGCATTTGCAAATTTATTAGTTGAAAGTGGTCATGATGTGCTTGTTT
Above is a genomic segment from Thermosipho africanus Ob7 containing:
- a CDS encoding tetratricopeptide repeat protein, coding for MNYNLIKFVRKLLKDRQFELAKNIIDIIEAEYPFLKFEYNLFIKNFEEALEIFKNLSHSDLQSLYNIENLENLNLGELLNKIYSSIDDNINYDEIKSEIPEISQLIIFELEKATKEKNRSNEQYLKDLLSKFEKNNYFLKKEISNSSNFNIIFMSLLVVTLIFTIISLFNPVFFSIKNSINNIESNITSNYYNIKNELSKLNNVANEVFKNTSSLVESSQKMLEKDNSSTINNYFVELKNEIEKLKAQINYMSSKISTSSPLKNEYSQNTLFEKFDPNSNETLRFMWLIAYQYYKQKNYIMAKNILETIIDKALSNNLNYLYFIDDVYYYRALIYYEIGDFENSYLLFNDFIERFPNSTYKKHAEYFIKILGGLK
- the trmB gene encoding tRNA (guanosine(46)-N7)-methyltransferase TrmB yields the protein MIYPEYELKPQFHEEFPLQWKKIFDNNNPLHVELGFGNGEFAAYYTQKHKNINYIGFELSITSMVKAQRKLKRNNVTNAKLILCDARFGLREFFDSNSIEKVIMNFPVPWYKNSQAHRRIIIQDFFETLADVLIENGEFELLTDQEWYAIEAFENAKNSGYFEVFDIEKNPRREFLTRYEKKWIKSNRDIFKLVVKKIKGIKVSRLIGGVNKMPHASGKISEEKIKLLKGKVFKENNKVFVIKNVYKELDSNSHIFKVISSDGDFSQHYFLVLYQKDNENWVIKLDSESNPYRTPAVKWSVKKIMEVLQ